A genomic window from Sorex araneus isolate mSorAra2 chromosome 2, mSorAra2.pri, whole genome shotgun sequence includes:
- the FAM43A gene encoding protein FAM43A yields the protein MLPWKKHKFELLAEAPPRQASKPKGYAVSLHYSALSSLARACPEGALSRVGSMFRSKRKKLHITSEDPTYTVLYLGNATTIQARGDGCTDLAVGKIWSKSEAGRQGTKMKLTVSAQGIRMVHAEERALRRPGHLYLLHRVTYCVADARLPKVFAWVYRHELKHKAVMLRCHAVLVSKPEKAQAMALLLYQTSANALAEFKRLKRRDDARHQQQELVGAHTIPLVPLRKLLLHGPCCYKPPVERSRSAPKLGSITEDLLGEQQEQALQEEEEEEHIEDCLEEEEEEDEELGEEREEESRAGEGEPAEETEEQRAMVVAMHFECGDLLDTLESGHEEALEGSGVAPGPGAGPPPRLLGSAPDVKAELAQLISDLGELSFGNDVRSLQADLRVTRLLSGESTGSESSIEGGGPDATSPPAAAAATTGASLAEPPSG from the coding sequence ATGCTGCCGTGGAAGAAGCACAAGTTCGAGCTGCTGGCCGAGGCGCCACCGCGCCAGGCGTCCAAGCCCAAGGGCTACGCCGTGAGCCTGCACTACTCGGCGCTCAGCTCGCTGGCGCGGGCGTGCCCCGAAGGCGCGCTCAGCCGGGTGGGCAGCATGTTCCGCTCCAAGCGCAAGAAGCTGCACATCACCAGCGAGGACCCTACGTACACCGTGCTCTACCTGGGCAACGCCACCACCATCCAGGCGCGCGGCGACGGCTGCACCGACCTCGCGGTGGGCAAGATCTGGAGCAAGAGCGAGGCGGGCCGGCAGGGCACCAAGATGAAGCTGACCGTGAGTGCGCAGGGCATCCGCATGGTGCACGCCGAGGAGCGCGCGCTGCGCCGCCCGGGCCACCTCTACTTGCTGCACCGCGTTACCTACTGCGTGGCGGACGCGCGGTTACCCAAGGTCTTCGCCTGGGTGTACCGGCACGAGCTGAAGCACAAGGCGGTCATGCTGCGCTGCCACGCGGTGCTGGTGTCCAAGCCCGAGAAGGCGCAGGCCATGGCCCTGCTGCTCTACCAGACGTCGGCCAACGCACTGGCGGAATTTAAACGGCTCAAGCGGCGGGACGACGCGCGTCACCAGCAGCAGGAGCTGGTGGGCGCGCACACCATCCCGTTGGTGCCGCTGCGCAAGCTGCTCCTGCACGGCCCCTGCTGCTACAAGCCGCCGGTGGAGCGCAGCCGCAGCGCCCCCAAGCTGGGCTCCATCACCGAGGACCTGCTGGGCGAACAGCAGGAGCAGGCgctgcaggaggaagaggaagaggagcacATCGAggactgcctggaggaggaggaggaggaggatgaggagttGGGAGAGGAGCGCGAGGAGGAGAGCCGTGCTGGGGAGGGCGAGCCCGCCGAAGAGACGGAGGAGCAGCGGGCAATGGTGGTGGCCATGCACTTCGAATGCGGGGACTTGCTGGACACgctggagagtggccatgaggaGGCGCTGGAGGGCAGCGGGGTCGCGCCGGGTCCCGGGGCCGGGCCCCCGCCGCGGCTGCTAGGCAGCGCCCCCGACGTGAAGGCCGAGCTGGCGCAGCTGATTAGCGACCTGGGCGAGCTCAGCTTCGGCAACGACGTGCGCAGCCTGCAGGCCGACCTGCGGGTGACGCGCCTGCTGTCCGGCGAGAGCACGGGCAGCGAGAGCTCCATCGAAGGCGGGGGCCCCGACGCCACctcgccccccgccgccgccgccgccaccaccggTGCCAGCCTGGCCGAGCCGCCCTCGGGCTGA